The Pseudomonadota bacterium DNA segment GGGGAAATATGACCGGGAACTGGTACGGATTCTGTAACCGGCATTTTTAAATAGATCTATGGTCGCATCCTGCAGCGAACCTTTGGGAATACCCAAACGCAGTTTCATGATGACTCCTTTTACGGTATACGGTTTATGGTGTAAGGAACCTTTAACCTTTAACCTTTAACCTTTAACCTTTAACCTTTAACCTTTAACCTTTAATCTTTAACCTTTAACCTTTAACCTTTAACCTTATACCTTTCCTTTATTTTTATTTTTTCCCGTAGACAGTATCCGGATCAAAAACCTTGGCATCCTTGGTAATGGTTTCCGAACCGTCGGGGTTAATTCTGGTATAAAAACAGCTATTATATCCTGTATGGCAGGCAGCCCCACCAACCTGTTCAACCTTCAGCACCACGGCATCCTGGTCACAATCTACCAGAATCTCCTTGATCAACTGCACATTTCCCGACTCCTCACCTTTGCGCCAGAGTCGATTTCTTGAACGGCTGAAATAGCAGGCCCTTCTGGTAGCCAGGGTTTCCTCCCAGGCTTCCTGATTCATGAAAGCCACCATCAGCACTTCATCAGTCTTATAATCCTGGGCAATAACCGTAATCAGCCCATTCATTTTAGCAAAATTCATCGGTTTCATCATTTTTCCTTATTCTTCTGAGGGTGTAGATACGATTCAAGTTTTTTAATAGCGCAAAATTCTCCACACATACTGCAAACCTGCTGGTCAGCCGGCGGCGCACTCTCGCGAAACTTCCTGGCTTTCTGCGGATCAATGGCCAGGGAAATCTGGCCTTCCCAGTCCAGTTGCTTGCGCTTGGCCGCCATCTGATTATCCCATTCCAGGGCCCCGGGAAGACCATGGGCGATATCGGCGGCATGAGCGGCGATCCGGGAAGCGATAACCCCCTCTTTCACATCATCAGCATCCGGCAGTTTCAGATGTTCAGCCGGGGTTACATAGCAGAGGAAATCCGCCCCGGCTTTGGCAGCTATCGCCCCGCCGATGGCCCCGACCAGGTGATCATAACCTGGGGCCACATCAGTAACCAAGGGTCCCAGCACATAAAATGGCGCTCCTTTGCACAACTTTTTTTCCAGGAGAACGTTAGCCTCAATCTGGTCAATGGGGACATGACCAGGTCCTTCAATCATCACCTGAACGTCCGCGTCCCAGGCCCGTTCAGTCAGCTCGCCAAGGTAAATCAACTCCTGAACCTGGGGTCGATCCGTGGCATCCGCAAGGCAGCCGGGACGCAAACCATCACCCAGGCTCAAGGTAACATCATATTCACGAGCCAGTTCCAGCAAGCGATCATAATGTTCATAAAAAGGATTTTCACGATTATTATAAATCATCCATTCAACCAGAAAAGCACCGCCCCGACTGACCACATCAGTAATCCGGCTACTCCGTCGCAACGCTTCCAGCGTCCGCAGGGTAACCCCGCAATGAATGGTCATAAAATCAACCCCGTCTTCGGCCTGGTTTTCCACCGCTGAAAAAAAATCATCGACGGTTACTTTGCCAAGAAATCCCCGCTTCTTCACCCCTTCAGTAACCGCCTGATAAATGGGAACCGTTCCCAAGGGAACAGGACAACAGGACAGAATTTCACGGCGGACATGATTGATTTCACCACCGGTGCTGAGATCCATTACCGCGTGGGCACCACTATCAATGGCAGCCTGCAGTTTTTCCAGTTCACTATCCAGGCTTTGCAGATCGGAAGATGTACCGATGTTGGCATTCACTTTGACCCGCAGACCCCGACCAATTCCATAAGGGGTGAGTCGTTGATGATTGCGATTTGCCGGGATAACAATACTGCCTTCAGCTATTCCGGTTTGCAATGCCAGGGCAGAGATCGGCTCATCGGCAAGAACATGTTCCATCTGTGGCGTCAGCTTGCCCTGACGGGCGGCTGTCAATTGAGTCATAATAATTTCCTCTGAAGTTAATTACTGGAAACAAGCCAGCAAATCATGGGTCGCCCGACTGAAATCATCACTGGCCAGAATTGCCCGGATAACCCCGATACTGGCTGTCCCTGTATCCCTTACCAAGGCGATATTCTCATGATTGATGCCACCGATAGCCACTACCGGGATGGAAACCTGGCAAACCACCTCCCGCAAGCTATCAATTCCCACAACCGGATCCGGTTTTTCTTTGCTCGCGGTTTTAAATACCGGCCCAAAACCAATATAGTCAGCACCTTCAGCTTCAGCCGCCAGGGCCTGTTCCAGGGAATGGGTAGAACGGCCGATGGGCATTTCTTCACCGACAATTTTGCGGGCTGCGTCAATATCCAGATCATCCTGCCCCAGATGCAAGCCATCAGCAGCTGATAAAAAGGCAATATCAGGGCGATCATTGACAATAAATGGCAGCTGATATTCTGTACACAGGGTTTTCAGCTGAAGAGCCCGTGACAGGAAATGCTGATCACCGGATCGCTTTTGCCGCAGTTGCAGCAGGTTAACACCCGCAATTAATGCCATTTTCAGATCAGTCAACAGGTCATGGCCATGATAAGACGCTTCATCAACCACCAGGTAAAGCGCATAGTTCCGGTCCCCATCAAACCATGAAGAAACCTTGTCTTTCAGAGATATGAGCAGCTTTTTCTCCAGCGTATAAAGAGAAAAACGCAAGCTTTTAGCCTTCCGGGAGACATCATCTTCATTAATTATCTTGGCATATTCCTCAATAACCCGGCTGGCTTCCTGGGATCTTTTCAGCCCCGCCCGTAATACTGCCCGGGAATCATCACGGCTGGCCTCACTGGAGTTGAAGCTCCGGTTTCCCACATCATCATCAGCCTGCCGGGCCTGAAGACATAAGGCTTCCAACTTCGGAGGATAAATTTTTTGCAAAAGATGGCGGATTTCTTTCAGCTGGATAAATGATCGATCATTTTGCCCCAACCGGCAGTGTTCCTCTACCACCCGCAACCCTTCCCGCAGACGATTCAGGTTTGCGTCAAGAACACGGAAAACAGACGATTTATTCTCCGGCATCCAGAAGTCCAATAATGGCTTGCGCTACCCGTTCCCCGGAGAGCAGCATACCGCCGAAAACCGGCCCCATGCGATTGGCACCAAAGGTAGCATTGGCAGCCATTCCCGCCACAAAAGTTCCGGGATACACCTCCTTGGTATTATCCACCGTCGCCTGTTCAGCAACTTCGGCCCACAGGGATTTTTCTCCCATAATCTTTCCGGTTTCCGTCAACAGATCAAATCCGGCTTTACGCTGGATAACATCTATCACTTCAGCATCATGACCGGTGGCATCGATAACATACTTGGCTCTGACCACCAATGGATCAACATGAAGACCTGCCATTTCCACCGGAGACCAGTTCAAAACCAGGCCGCAGACTCGATCATCTCGAACCATGACATCTTCAACTGAAAACAGGTTAAAAATAGTTGCCCCTGCCTGACAGGTTTTTGCCAGCAGCACCGCTACTGATTCGATGGAACTTGCGGTATAATATCCTGATTTATATTCCTGATATTGAACCCCAAATTCATCCAATATCCGCAAGCCCTCTTTCTGAACGACGATTTCATTAAACATCATCCCGCCGCCCCACATGCCGCCACCTATGCTGAGTTTGCGTTCATACATGGCAACCTTTTTCCCGGCTTTTGCCAGATAGTAGGCCGCGACCAGACCAGCAGGGCCACCCCCGACAATCGCAACGTCAAGGTTCAAATGATCTACCAGTTTCTGGTGATAGCGGTCAATAATTGCTCGGGAAATCAATACTTCATCAAGAGCCATAACCCATATCCTTTCTCATTTGAGAATCAAAAAATTCCCATTTGCTGTTTTCGTTAAAACCTCCCAGCCACCGATCAACCAAGGGGTAAGGGGGAGGGTCTCCCCTCCCCCATTTTTTTCTCATCAAGCCATCAGAGCACGACAGAGTATCTTCCCCCCCTGCAGATAGAACTATGCCCCGTTTTTTCCGACACCCCCTGGTAATGCACCGGCATCAGTCTCAGCAGGAATCAGAATATCACTATCCATTTCATCAATCTCAGCCTCAGGAACCTCCGGCTGATCAATGCCTAGCCTCATTTTATTGAACTGCCGGCTACCGGTACCCGCTGGAATCAAGCGCCCCATAATAACATTTTCTTTCAATCCAATCAGGCAATCGGCCTTTCCTTCGACACTGGCCTGAGTCAACACCTTGGTGGTTTCCTGGAATGACGCGGCTGAAATAAAGCTCTCCGTACTTAAAGAAGCCTTGGTAATCCCCAAAAAGAGCGGTTCGCCAACTGCCGCCTGTTTTCCCGCGGCAACTACCGCTTCATTTTCTTCTTCAAATATGATCCTTTCGACATTTTCATCCATCAGGAAACGGGTATCTCCCGGATCAACAATTTTTACCCGCCGCAGCATCTGCCGGACAATTACCTCAATGTGTTTGTCATTAATCCGCACCCCCTGCAGCCGGTAAACCTCCTGGACTTCATTAACCAGGTATTTGGCCAATTCTTTAACCCCGAGGGCTTTAAGAATATCATGAGGGTTCGTCGGACCATCAACCAGCGCTTCACCCGCCATCACCTTATCTCCCACATGAACTATAACATATTTCCCTTTGGGGATAAGGTACTCTGCCGGCTCACCAACTTCCGGGGTTACCACTACTTTACGTTTCCCCTTGGTAACCTTGCCAAAGGAAATAATACCTTCAACTTCGGAAATTATGGCAAATTCTTTCGGTTTTCGGGCTTCGAACAACTCTACCACCCGGGGGAGACCGCCGGTAATATCTTTGGTTTTTGTTGTTGCCCGGGGAATATTAGCAATAATATCACCGGCATGAACTTCCTCTCCCTCATTCTTAAGGATGTGAACCCCATCTGACAGCAGGTAGCGGGCGACACCTTTACCGCCCTTCATTTTGATAGTTCGATTATTTTCATCCTTAATGGAAATCCGGGGACGCAGGGTAGCATCTTTAGGTTCGACAACTACCCGGCGAGACAACCCCGTCAAGTTATCAATAAGTTCCTTGACTGTTACCCCATCACTAATATCCCCATATTTCACCTTACCGGCAACCGCGGTGATTATGGGAATTGTAAAAGGATCCCATTCCGCCAACATTTGCCCCACTTTTACCTGATCACCATCATTAACAGACAACCGGGCACCCAGGGAAATCTTGGTCCGCTCTTTCTTCCGACCATCCTGATCAACAATTGCCAATTCACCATTACGGTTTAAAACCACCAGCAAACCATCCCGATTTCTCACTGTCTCAACATTAATGAAGCTCATCATGCCGTCGGTTTTAGCTTCAAGCATCGACTTTTCTGCCCGCCCACTGGCGGTTCCACCAATGTGGAAAGTCCGCATGGTCAACTGAGTTCCCGGTTCACCAATGGATTGGGCGGCAATAACCCCAACCGCTTCACCCTGAATTACCGTACGGCCACGTGCCAAGTCCCGACCATAGCAAAGGGCACAAATACCCTGTTTTGCCTGACAGGTGAGTACTGAACGAATTTTTACCCGGTCAATACCTGCATCTTCAATTTTCTGGGCAAGTTCTTCGGTAATTTCCTGGTTGGCTTCCACAATCACTTCATCAGTATATGGGGAATAGATATCATCAAGAGCGACCCGCCCCAAGACCCGGTCAACCATTCGCTCGATCACCTCACCACCCTCGGTAAGCGAGTTCACATAAATACCATCCAGGGTTCCACAGTCTTCCTCAGCAATAATCGCATCCTGAGCTACATCCACCAGTCTTCTGGTGAGATAACCTGAGTTCGCTGTCTTCAGGGCAGTATCCGCCAGACCTTTACGCGCTCCATGGGTTGAAATAAAATACTGAAGAACGTTCAAGCCCTCGCGGAAGTTAGCAACAATAGGATTTTCAATGATATCGCCGGAAGGTTTGGCCATCAGACCACGCATGCCGGCCAACTGCCGAATCTGCTGCTGGTTACCCCTGGCTCCGGAGTCAGCCATCATATAAATGGAATTAAATGATTTGATTTCCTGTTCCTGACCATGTTCATCCAGAACTGTTTCTTTACTCAGCTTATTCATCATTTCAGTCGCAAGCTGATCCGTCGTTGTTGACCAAAGGTCAACGACTTTATTATATCTTTCACCGGAAGTGATCAGACCATTAGTATACTGGTTATCAATCTCCCGCACCCGGGCATAGGTGGCCGCAATCATTTCATCCTTCTTAGCCGGAATTTTCAGGTCATCAACACAAATGGAAATCGCTGCCTGGGTAGCCATACGATAACCCAGATCTTTCGCCTGGTCGGCAAATAGAACCGTTTTTTTATCCGCGACAACCAAGTAGATATGCTCAAAAAGATTGGATAAACTTTTTTTATCAAGGGTCTTGTTATAACGGCTGAAAGCAATCTCAGCAGGAACAATTTCCTTGAAAATAATTCGACCTACCGTAGTATCAACCAATTCACCATCAATCATCACTTTAATCGGTGCCTGCATATGGACCGCACCGGCATCGTAGGCAATCCTGACCTCATCTTCGGTGGCGAAAATTTTACCGGAGCCCTTGGAAAAAGGCCGTTCCCGGGTCAACCAGTACAAACCAAGGACGATATCCTGAGTCGGGACAATAATTGGCTTACCACTCGCCGGTGAAAGAATATTATTAGTGGACATCATCAGGACCCGGGCTTCCACCTGGGCATCAACAGAAAGGGGAACATGAACAGCCATCTGGTCCCCATCAAAATCAGCATTAAAAGCAGTACACACCAGCGGATGCAGCCGAATAGCCTTACCTTCCGTCAACACCGGCTCAAAGGCCTGGATTCCCAACCGGTGCAGAGTTGGAGCCCGGTTCAACATTACCGGATGTTCAGTAATCACCTCTTCAAGAAGATCCCAAGCCTCAGACTTCTCCTGCTCCACCATTTTTTTAGCACTCTTGATAGTGGAGACATACCCCCGTTCCATCAGTTTACTGTATATAAACGGCTTAAATAATTCCAAAGCCATCTTTTTTGGCAGACCACACTGATGCAGGCGTAATTCGGGCCCAACTACAATAACTGAACGGCCGGAATAATCAACCCGCTTACCCAGCAGGTTCTGCCGAAATCGACCCTGTTTCCCTTTCAACATGTCACTAAGGGATTTCAACGGCCGCTTATTAGCCCCGGCAATTGCCCGTCCACGACGCCCGTTATCAAAAAGGGCGTCCACCGACTCCTGCAGCATCCGTTTTTCGTTACAGATAATAATCCATGGTGCTTTTAAGTCAATGAGGCGTTTCAAACGATTATTACGATTAATAACCCGACGATATAAATCGTTCAGATCTGAAGTGGCAAAACGACCACCATCCAGGGGAACCAGGGGACGTAAATCCGGTGGTAGAATGGGAATAACATCGAGGATCATCCATTCCGGCCGGTTATCCGACTTGCGAAAATCCTCCAGAACTTTAAGTCGCTTGGCAATCTTCTTTTTCTTCGCTTCCGAACCGGTTTCGGACATTTCCTGCCGCAATAAAACACATACCTCATCTACATTCACATTGGCCAGCATGGTTTTGACGGCTTCAGCCCCGATACCACAGACAAACTCATCATTAAATTCTTCCTGCAGCTGGCGGAACTTATCCTCAGTAATCAGTTCCCCATAGTTTAAGGGAGTTTTCCCCGGATCCAGCACCACATAATTTTCAAAATAGAGAACTTTCTCCACATCCCTCTGGGTCATATCAAGAATCTGGGCAATACGACTTGGCAGGCTTTTGAGAAACCAGATATGAGCCACCGGTGACGCCAATTCAATATGCCCCATTCTGGACCGGCGGACCTTGGATTGAATAACTTCCACCCCACATTTTTCACAAACAATACCACGGTGTTTCATCCGTTTATATTTACCGCAGTTACATTCAAAATCTTTTACCGGCCCAAAAATTTTGGCACAGAACAATCCATCCCGTTCCGGCTTAAAGGTACGGTAGTTAATGGTTTCCGGCTTTTTTACCTCACCAAAAGACCACTCGCGGATTTTCTCTGGTGAAGCCAGGCGGATGCGGATAGCTGAAAAGTTCAGCGAATCTTTTGGCTTTTCAAAAAAACTCAGAATATCTCTCATTAGTCCTCCAGGAATGCAGGGTAATTACTGCTAGTCTTTTTTTTCTTCCAGATCAACATCCAGACACAGGCTCTCCAGTTCTTTAACCAGGACATTAAATGATTCTGGGATACCGGATTCCAACACATTACGGCCCTTAACTATCGCCTCATACATTCTTGTTCGGCCGGCAACATCATCTGATTTAACCGTCAGAAACTCCTGCAGGGTATAGGCAGCCCCATATGCTTCCAGAGCCCAGACTTCCATTTCTCCCAGACGCTGGCCACCAAACTGGGCTTTACCACCCAGAGGTTGCTGGGTAACCAGTGAATAGGGACCAATGGAACGGGCATGCATTTTATCATCAACCAGATGATGCAGCTTAAGCATATACATATAGCCTACCGTTACCTCCCGATCAAAAGGTTCCCCGGTCCGACCATCGTATAAGGTAATCTGGCCACCTTCAGGCAAACCTGCCTCCTGTAGACAGTTTTTGATCTGTTCCTCGCTGGTCCCATCAAAAACCGGGGTGGCCATCGGGACAAAATTTGCCAACTTGGCAGCTAAACGGCAGACATCATCATCACCCATACTGGCAATATTCGAACTGACATCATGATCACAACTGTATATCTTCTCCAATTTCTGCCGCAATTTATCAGGAGCGTAGTTTTCCTGCAAAAAGGTATTTATCTGCGCTCCCAAACCCCTGGCAGCCCATCCCAGATGGGTTTCCAGAATCTGACCAACATTCATCCGGGATGGCACACCAAGAGGATTCAAGACAATATCAACGCTGGTACCATCAGCCATATAGGGCATATCTTCCGTGGGCACAATGCGGGAAAGCACGCCTTTATTCCCATGCCGTCCTGACATTTTATCACCCACCGACAGTTTTCGCTTTATGGCCACATAAACCTTGACCATCTTATTGACCCCCGGCGGCAGTTCATCTCCTCGCTTGATATTCTCTATTTTGTCTTCCAGCGACAGGTTCAACTGCTCAAGCCGTTCTTCAAAAAAATCAATCAATCGATTAATTTTATCTTCAATGTCCGTTCCAGCCTTAATGGCCAGATTCCGACAGAGATCATAGCTAACCATGGCCACCATATCGACAGTCAGTTTTTTCTTGCGGGGCAGCACAACCTCCCCTTTATGCCCCAGCAAGTCGGCCATCAATGTTCGACCAACCAGTAATTCCCGGATTTTTTCATTGACACTGTTACGAACAATCTGGATCTCTTCCTGAATCTCCTTGCGGACCTGTACCGTTTCCTGTTCCCGGTCTTCAGCTCCATAATCTTTGACCCCATAGCCTTTGCGGGAGAAAGTCTTGGTATCAATAACTACACCTTTCACTCCCGGAGGCACCCGCAATGAAGTATCTCGAACTTCACCCGCTTTTTCACCAAATATGGCCCTTAACAGCTTTTCCTCGGGAGACAGCTGGGTTTCTCCCTTCGGAGTAATTTTACCCACCAGAATATCACTTGGATCCACATGGGCCCCCACATGAATAATGCCTTCTGCATCCAGGCTTCCCAACACTTCATCCCCGACATTGGGAATATCTCTGGTTATTTCCTCAGG contains these protein-coding regions:
- the hisI gene encoding phosphoribosyl-AMP cyclohydrolase encodes the protein MKPMNFAKMNGLITVIAQDYKTDEVLMVAFMNQEAWEETLATRRACYFSRSRNRLWRKGEESGNVQLIKEILVDCDQDAVVLKVEQVGGAACHTGYNSCFYTRINPDGSETITKDAKVFDPDTVYGKK
- a CDS encoding thiamine phosphate synthase, yielding MPENKSSVFRVLDANLNRLREGLRVVEEHCRLGQNDRSFIQLKEIRHLLQKIYPPKLEALCLQARQADDDVGNRSFNSSEASRDDSRAVLRAGLKRSQEASRVIEEYAKIINEDDVSRKAKSLRFSLYTLEKKLLISLKDKVSSWFDGDRNYALYLVVDEASYHGHDLLTDLKMALIAGVNLLQLRQKRSGDQHFLSRALQLKTLCTEYQLPFIVNDRPDIAFLSAADGLHLGQDDLDIDAARKIVGEEMPIGRSTHSLEQALAAEAEGADYIGFGPVFKTASKEKPDPVVGIDSLREVVCQVSIPVVAIGGINHENIALVRDTGTASIGVIRAILASDDFSRATHDLLACFQ
- the thiC gene encoding phosphomethylpyrimidine synthase ThiC, which codes for MTQLTAARQGKLTPQMEHVLADEPISALALQTGIAEGSIVIPANRNHQRLTPYGIGRGLRVKVNANIGTSSDLQSLDSELEKLQAAIDSGAHAVMDLSTGGEINHVRREILSCCPVPLGTVPIYQAVTEGVKKRGFLGKVTVDDFFSAVENQAEDGVDFMTIHCGVTLRTLEALRRSSRITDVVSRGGAFLVEWMIYNNRENPFYEHYDRLLELAREYDVTLSLGDGLRPGCLADATDRPQVQELIYLGELTERAWDADVQVMIEGPGHVPIDQIEANVLLEKKLCKGAPFYVLGPLVTDVAPGYDHLVGAIGGAIAAKAGADFLCYVTPAEHLKLPDADDVKEGVIASRIAAHAADIAHGLPGALEWDNQMAAKRKQLDWEGQISLAIDPQKARKFRESAPPADQQVCSMCGEFCAIKKLESYLHPQKNKEK
- the rpoC gene encoding DNA-directed RNA polymerase subunit beta', producing the protein MRDILSFFEKPKDSLNFSAIRIRLASPEKIREWSFGEVKKPETINYRTFKPERDGLFCAKIFGPVKDFECNCGKYKRMKHRGIVCEKCGVEVIQSKVRRSRMGHIELASPVAHIWFLKSLPSRIAQILDMTQRDVEKVLYFENYVVLDPGKTPLNYGELITEDKFRQLQEEFNDEFVCGIGAEAVKTMLANVNVDEVCVLLRQEMSETGSEAKKKKIAKRLKVLEDFRKSDNRPEWMILDVIPILPPDLRPLVPLDGGRFATSDLNDLYRRVINRNNRLKRLIDLKAPWIIICNEKRMLQESVDALFDNGRRGRAIAGANKRPLKSLSDMLKGKQGRFRQNLLGKRVDYSGRSVIVVGPELRLHQCGLPKKMALELFKPFIYSKLMERGYVSTIKSAKKMVEQEKSEAWDLLEEVITEHPVMLNRAPTLHRLGIQAFEPVLTEGKAIRLHPLVCTAFNADFDGDQMAVHVPLSVDAQVEARVLMMSTNNILSPASGKPIIVPTQDIVLGLYWLTRERPFSKGSGKIFATEDEVRIAYDAGAVHMQAPIKVMIDGELVDTTVGRIIFKEIVPAEIAFSRYNKTLDKKSLSNLFEHIYLVVADKKTVLFADQAKDLGYRMATQAAISICVDDLKIPAKKDEMIAATYARVREIDNQYTNGLITSGERYNKVVDLWSTTTDQLATEMMNKLSKETVLDEHGQEQEIKSFNSIYMMADSGARGNQQQIRQLAGMRGLMAKPSGDIIENPIVANFREGLNVLQYFISTHGARKGLADTALKTANSGYLTRRLVDVAQDAIIAEEDCGTLDGIYVNSLTEGGEVIERMVDRVLGRVALDDIYSPYTDEVIVEANQEITEELAQKIEDAGIDRVKIRSVLTCQAKQGICALCYGRDLARGRTVIQGEAVGVIAAQSIGEPGTQLTMRTFHIGGTASGRAEKSMLEAKTDGMMSFINVETVRNRDGLLVVLNRNGELAIVDQDGRKKERTKISLGARLSVNDGDQVKVGQMLAEWDPFTIPIITAVAGKVKYGDISDGVTVKELIDNLTGLSRRVVVEPKDATLRPRISIKDENNRTIKMKGGKGVARYLLSDGVHILKNEGEEVHAGDIIANIPRATTKTKDITGGLPRVVELFEARKPKEFAIISEVEGIISFGKVTKGKRKVVVTPEVGEPAEYLIPKGKYVIVHVGDKVMAGEALVDGPTNPHDILKALGVKELAKYLVNEVQEVYRLQGVRINDKHIEVIVRQMLRRVKIVDPGDTRFLMDENVERIIFEEENEAVVAAGKQAAVGEPLFLGITKASLSTESFISAASFQETTKVLTQASVEGKADCLIGLKENVIMGRLIPAGTGSRQFNKMRLGIDQPEVPEAEIDEMDSDILIPAETDAGALPGGVGKNGA
- a CDS encoding sulfide-dependent adenosine diphosphate thiazole synthase; the encoded protein is MALDEVLISRAIIDRYHQKLVDHLNLDVAIVGGGPAGLVAAYYLAKAGKKVAMYERKLSIGGGMWGGGMMFNEIVVQKEGLRILDEFGVQYQEYKSGYYTASSIESVAVLLAKTCQAGATIFNLFSVEDVMVRDDRVCGLVLNWSPVEMAGLHVDPLVVRAKYVIDATGHDAEVIDVIQRKAGFDLLTETGKIMGEKSLWAEVAEQATVDNTKEVYPGTFVAGMAANATFGANRMGPVFGGMLLSGERVAQAIIGLLDAGE